A single window of Chitinophaga sp. XS-30 DNA harbors:
- a CDS encoding TonB-dependent receptor, with protein sequence MIKGIIRFTCIILMIAQPGLLFAQGRLKGTVTTDGKPVPFASVGFKDLKTGMVTNESGEFDLKDVPPGKHQLQVSAVGYVPYLQSVLVKSTGITEATIRLLATSSSLNEVVVSGTLRPVSKMESPVPVEVYSPVFFKKNPTPSIFDALQNVNGVRPQLNCNVCNTGDIHINGLEGPYTMVMIDGMPIVSALSTVYGLSGIPNSLVERVEIVKGPASTLYGSEAVAGLINIITKSPSTAPLLTADVMATSWQEYNVDLGLRVNAGKKAQGLVGLNYYNYQQPFDKNGDGFTDVTLQHRISVFNKWNFSRRHDRVATIAARYFYEDRWGGEMQWGKQWRGTDSVYGESIYTSRVEVIGQYQLPTKEHFMLNGSFNYHDQNSVYGTTWFLAQQSIAFAQLTWDKEIGKHNLLAGLPFRYTYYDDNTAATAGKNQNPPKRTLLPGVFFQDEFKFAPSHTLLMGMRYDYNSVHGDILTPRLAYKWAPNYRNVLRLNAGTGYRVVSIFTEDHAALTGARDVVVNGELKPERSWNVNLNYTKKIPLNNAFLGLDATAFYTYFSNKIFPDYSSPDTIVYENLNGHAISRGASLNVDLMFNFPLKLIAGVTYVDVYDKENSLKTRPMLSERVSGTWSVSYTFTKPGISLDYTGNLYGPMLLPLLGEHDPRPGASPVWSIQNIQLTKKFAKGWEIYGGVKNLLNFTPPKNSIARSHDPFDKLVEYNPDGSVMQTAENPHALTFDPTYVFAPNQGIRGFLGVRFTRP encoded by the coding sequence ATGATCAAGGGAATTATACGTTTTACCTGTATTATATTAATGATAGCGCAGCCGGGGTTGTTGTTTGCCCAGGGCCGCCTGAAAGGCACGGTTACAACAGACGGAAAACCAGTGCCTTTTGCCAGCGTTGGATTCAAGGACCTGAAAACGGGCATGGTCACCAATGAATCCGGAGAGTTTGACCTGAAGGATGTTCCTCCGGGAAAACATCAGTTGCAGGTGAGTGCGGTGGGCTATGTTCCCTATCTTCAATCTGTTCTCGTAAAGTCAACCGGCATCACGGAAGCGACTATCCGACTGCTGGCTACGTCATCCAGTCTGAACGAAGTGGTGGTCAGCGGAACGCTCCGGCCGGTTTCCAAAATGGAAAGCCCCGTGCCTGTGGAGGTCTATTCCCCGGTCTTCTTTAAAAAGAACCCCACGCCCAGCATTTTTGATGCCCTGCAGAATGTGAATGGTGTAAGGCCGCAGCTGAATTGTAATGTGTGCAATACCGGAGATATCCATATCAACGGGCTGGAAGGCCCTTATACTATGGTGATGATAGATGGCATGCCCATCGTCAGCGCCCTGTCTACCGTATATGGTTTGTCCGGCATCCCCAACAGCCTCGTGGAAAGAGTGGAGATCGTCAAAGGCCCGGCCTCCACGCTTTACGGTTCGGAAGCTGTGGCGGGCCTCATCAATATTATCACCAAATCCCCATCCACCGCACCGCTGCTGACGGCGGATGTGATGGCTACCAGTTGGCAGGAATATAATGTTGATCTCGGCCTCCGCGTAAATGCCGGTAAAAAGGCCCAGGGGCTGGTGGGGCTGAACTATTATAATTACCAGCAACCATTCGACAAGAACGGCGACGGCTTTACGGACGTTACCCTGCAGCACCGTATCTCCGTATTCAATAAGTGGAATTTTTCCCGCAGGCATGACCGTGTGGCAACTATCGCCGCCAGGTATTTTTATGAGGACAGATGGGGTGGTGAAATGCAATGGGGTAAACAATGGCGGGGGACGGACAGTGTTTATGGCGAAAGCATCTACACCAGCCGGGTTGAAGTGATCGGTCAATATCAGCTGCCCACAAAAGAGCATTTCATGCTGAACGGATCATTCAACTATCACGATCAGAATTCGGTGTACGGCACTACCTGGTTCCTGGCGCAGCAGTCCATCGCCTTTGCGCAGCTTACCTGGGATAAGGAAATTGGCAAACACAATCTGCTCGCGGGCCTTCCTTTCCGGTACACCTATTATGATGATAATACCGCCGCAACAGCCGGCAAGAATCAGAATCCGCCCAAACGCACATTGCTGCCGGGTGTGTTTTTCCAGGATGAATTCAAATTTGCGCCTTCGCATACGCTGCTGATGGGCATGCGGTATGACTATAACTCTGTTCATGGCGACATCCTTACACCGCGCCTGGCCTATAAATGGGCGCCCAACTACCGGAATGTGCTGCGCCTGAACGCAGGTACCGGGTATCGTGTGGTATCCATTTTTACGGAAGATCATGCGGCGCTGACCGGGGCGAGGGACGTAGTGGTGAACGGGGAGCTGAAACCGGAGCGCAGCTGGAACGTCAATCTGAACTATACGAAGAAGATACCGCTGAACAATGCTTTTCTCGGGCTGGATGCCACAGCGTTCTACACCTATTTTTCCAACAAGATCTTCCCGGATTACAGCAGTCCGGATACCATTGTCTATGAGAACCTGAATGGTCATGCGATCTCCCGGGGCGCCAGCCTGAATGTGGACCTGATGTTCAACTTCCCGCTGAAACTGATTGCGGGGGTTACCTATGTGGATGTATATGATAAGGAGAACAGCCTCAAAACCCGGCCCATGCTTTCAGAGAGAGTGTCCGGCACATGGTCTGTTTCCTATACGTTCACCAAACCGGGCATCAGCCTGGATTATACCGGTAACTTATACGGCCCCATGCTGCTGCCTTTGCTGGGCGAGCATGATCCCCGGCCCGGAGCGTCTCCCGTATGGAGCATCCAGAACATCCAGCTGACCAAAAAGTTTGCAAAAGGATGGGAAATATATGGTGGGGTGAAGAACCTGCTGAATTTTACACCGCCGAAGAATTCCATTGCCCGCTCGCATGATCCGTTCGACAAGCTGGTGGAATACAATCCGGACGGTTCTGTGATGCAGACGGCGGAAAATCCGCATGCGCTGACATTTGACCCGACTTATGTGTTTGCGCCCAACCAGGGCATCCGGGGTTTTCTCGGTGTCCGGTTCACCAGACCCTAA
- a CDS encoding DUF3299 domain-containing protein has translation MLKTEKILLACVAFLLVSCSNISQWCRHSAASAGYLSRFISLRQQANDDATLPVSTVSYADTTTRNISWKQLSDVIFDRKWDEKLQMPMLYPSFSRNIKALNGKNIVISGYVIPLDVKDGMYVLSANPNNSCFFCGGAGPETIMALKFKSGKPSFQTDDFVKLKGRLRLNEKNIYELYYNLDDAVLVGK, from the coding sequence ATGCTTAAAACAGAAAAAATATTACTCGCCTGCGTGGCCTTCCTGCTGGTTTCCTGCTCAAATATCTCCCAATGGTGCAGGCATTCAGCAGCATCCGCAGGGTACCTTTCCCGATTCATCAGCCTTCGGCAACAGGCAAATGACGATGCAACCCTGCCCGTATCCACTGTAAGTTATGCGGACACCACAACAAGGAATATAAGCTGGAAACAGTTGTCCGATGTTATTTTCGACAGGAAATGGGATGAAAAACTGCAAATGCCGATGCTCTACCCTTCCTTCAGCCGCAACATCAAAGCGCTGAATGGCAAGAACATCGTGATCAGCGGTTATGTCATCCCCCTGGACGTGAAGGACGGCATGTACGTACTGTCCGCCAATCCGAACAATTCCTGCTTCTTCTGCGGCGGCGCCGGGCCGGAAACCATTATGGCCCTGAAATTCAAATCGGGCAAACCCTCATTTCAAACAGACGATTTCGTGAAATTGAAAGGAAGGTTAAGGCTCAATGAGAAAAATATTTACGAATTATACTATAATCTCGATGATGCCGTGCTGGTAGGGAAATAA
- a CDS encoding GTP-binding protein codes for MTTFQLTPDMLRQPVRKLPVTVLSGFLGAGKTTLLNHILHNKENLRVAVIVNDMSEVNIDAQLVRNENVLHHTEEKLVEMSNGCICCTLREDLLQEVQRLAAEGRFDYLLIESSGISEPLPVAQTFTYRDDQLGIDLGAFSTLDTLVTVVDAYNFHRDYSSRKLLQDAGLTDDQQDTRSIVNLLTEQIEFANVIILNKCDLVTAEQRNALKAVMRKFNADARIIESTHGKIPLSEVLNTGRFDFDKTSQSAGWIAELEKEHVPETEEYGISSFVYRSRAPFHPERFWNYIQANWPAGVIRSKGLCWIASRPDIAINWSQAGPSLMADKAGQWWCSIPRQNWQIDTATSDLIQQRWHPVFADRYNEIVIIGQDIDKDLITAELNDCLCNDVEISHWTKGSNFSDPFPML; via the coding sequence ATGACCACCTTCCAACTCACACCGGACATGTTGCGCCAGCCGGTGCGCAAGCTCCCCGTCACCGTGCTCAGCGGTTTCCTGGGAGCAGGCAAAACCACCCTGCTCAACCACATCCTGCATAACAAGGAAAATTTACGTGTAGCCGTTATCGTAAATGATATGAGCGAAGTGAACATTGACGCTCAGCTGGTGCGGAACGAAAATGTACTGCATCATACAGAAGAGAAACTGGTGGAGATGAGCAACGGCTGCATCTGCTGTACACTGCGGGAAGACCTGCTGCAGGAAGTGCAGCGGCTCGCCGCCGAAGGGCGTTTCGACTACCTGTTGATCGAGTCCAGTGGTATCTCCGAGCCGTTGCCGGTTGCACAGACCTTCACTTACCGCGATGACCAGCTGGGGATCGACCTCGGTGCTTTCAGTACGCTGGATACACTGGTGACCGTCGTGGATGCCTATAACTTCCATCGGGATTACTCCAGCCGCAAGCTCCTGCAGGATGCAGGATTGACGGACGATCAGCAGGATACCCGCAGCATTGTGAACCTGCTCACCGAACAGATCGAATTTGCCAACGTGATCATCCTCAATAAATGCGACCTCGTTACGGCGGAACAGCGGAACGCGCTCAAAGCCGTGATGCGCAAGTTCAATGCAGACGCAAGGATCATTGAATCAACCCATGGAAAGATACCGCTTAGCGAAGTGCTCAATACCGGGCGCTTCGATTTCGACAAAACATCGCAAAGTGCCGGCTGGATCGCAGAGCTGGAGAAGGAACATGTGCCGGAAACGGAGGAATACGGTATCAGTTCCTTTGTATATCGCAGCCGCGCCCCCTTTCACCCCGAACGCTTCTGGAACTACATCCAGGCGAACTGGCCCGCCGGCGTGATCCGCAGCAAAGGGCTTTGCTGGATCGCCTCACGGCCGGACATTGCCATCAACTGGAGCCAGGCCGGCCCCTCCTTGATGGCCGACAAAGCAGGGCAGTGGTGGTGCTCCATCCCCCGGCAAAACTGGCAGATCGACACCGCAACATCCGACCTTATACAGCAACGCTGGCACCCCGTATTTGCCGACCGCTATAACGAGATCGTGATCATCGGCCAGGATATAGATAAAGACCTGATCACAGCAGAATTAAATGACTGCCTTTGTAATGATGTGGAGATCAGCCACTGGACCAAAGGGAGCAATTTCAGCGACCCGTTCCCTATGCTGTAA
- a CDS encoding ABC transporter ATP-binding protein, which produces MIYTRNLAYAHPNGRLLQFPDMACAGGRVLLITGQSGAGKTTLLHLLAGLLKPAGGEINIAGTDIPPLATAAMDNFRGRHIGIIYQQSHFIASLTVKENLLLPAALSSKDHPQQRLDDLSAKLGIGGLLHKKPAQLSQGEQQRASIARALITSPQLLLADEPTASLDDENCIAVATLLAEQAEQQQAALLIVTHDSRLKQVFDHHIALS; this is translated from the coding sequence ATGATATACACCAGGAACCTTGCTTACGCGCATCCCAACGGAAGGCTGCTGCAGTTTCCGGACATGGCATGTGCGGGAGGGCGCGTACTGCTCATCACGGGGCAGTCCGGCGCCGGAAAAACCACCCTGCTGCACCTGCTCGCCGGTTTGCTGAAGCCCGCTGGCGGAGAGATCAACATCGCCGGAACGGATATACCACCACTCGCGACCGCGGCCATGGACAATTTCCGGGGCAGGCATATCGGCATCATCTACCAGCAGTCGCATTTTATAGCCTCCCTCACGGTAAAGGAAAATCTCCTTCTGCCCGCAGCGCTCTCTTCGAAAGACCATCCGCAGCAGCGGCTGGACGATCTTTCGGCAAAGCTGGGCATCGGCGGGCTCCTGCACAAAAAACCGGCACAACTGAGCCAGGGGGAGCAGCAGCGGGCTTCCATCGCAAGGGCGCTGATCACTTCCCCGCAACTGCTGCTGGCAGATGAGCCAACGGCCAGTCTGGACGACGAAAACTGCATCGCAGTGGCCACCCTGCTGGCAGAGCAGGCGGAACAACAACAGGCCGCACTGCTGATCGTTACGCACGACAGCCGCCTGAAACAAGTTTTTGATCACCATATCGCGCTCTCATGA
- a CDS encoding MerC domain-containing protein has product MRTNLFSKWNLDALGIGASLVCAVHCVMLPLVITALPLLGLEMLENEMLEYVLLGFSFLVGYTALFRGYHRQHRHIRPLILFTLGYGGLLAGHFLSPESWEPFVITAGAALIVWAHLLNLKECRNCKVCAEEPGEVHRH; this is encoded by the coding sequence ATGCGGACGAATCTTTTCTCTAAATGGAACCTTGATGCGCTGGGTATTGGCGCTTCCCTGGTATGTGCGGTGCATTGCGTGATGCTGCCGCTGGTGATCACCGCCCTTCCCCTGCTGGGGCTGGAGATGCTGGAGAACGAAATGCTGGAATATGTGTTGTTGGGTTTTTCCTTTCTTGTCGGATATACGGCGCTTTTCCGGGGGTATCATCGGCAGCACCGCCATATCCGTCCGCTGATATTGTTCACCTTAGGTTATGGTGGCCTGCTGGCAGGTCATTTTCTCTCACCGGAATCCTGGGAACCGTTTGTGATCACGGCAGGCGCTGCGCTGATCGTCTGGGCGCATTTGCTGAACCTGAAGGAATGCCGGAACTGCAAGGTGTGTGCAGAGGAGCCGGGAGAGGTTCACCGGCATTGA
- a CDS encoding FtsX-like permease family protein, translated as MIFRIAFKNLLHKPLYATLCWLLLACSTAVLLMLIALSRQTKEQLEKQIDGVDMVLGAKGSPLQLILSSVYHLDAPTGNIYLQEAQRFMQHPMVESAIPLSLGDSYQGFRIIGTTTAYLDKYKVKPAAGRVFSAPMETVIGAKVAERSGLKTGSTFAGTHGLAETGHVHDEHSYVVTGILPPTGLAIDQLILTPLESVWAMHEPAGHHGEEHEDDDDHTSDGKTAHSHDAKEEDGHEHGSTDAARYPAGEKHEAGRNGNGEAGPSSPGKQITAVLIRFRSPLAQLQFPRMINENTAMQAAVPAIEVNRLQSLLGSGAEVLRILGWLLAGLAACSIFVMLVQGTHERRYELALLRSMGCGRGRLLGLVLSEALILALAGIAGGFLLGRLSLWVLQQELFSGYHLTFSGLWKVSATELITAAAIMAACLLAALFPAIRAFRLNISKTLANA; from the coding sequence ATGATCTTTCGCATCGCTTTCAAGAACCTTTTACATAAACCGCTCTATGCCACATTATGCTGGCTGCTGCTGGCCTGCAGCACCGCAGTGCTCCTGATGCTGATCGCATTGAGCCGGCAAACAAAAGAACAACTGGAAAAACAGATAGACGGGGTGGACATGGTGCTTGGCGCCAAAGGCAGTCCCCTTCAACTTATCCTCTCCAGCGTATATCATCTGGATGCGCCGACGGGAAATATTTACCTGCAGGAAGCGCAGCGTTTCATGCAGCACCCGATGGTGGAATCCGCGATCCCTCTTTCACTGGGAGATTCTTACCAGGGCTTCCGCATCATCGGCACCACTACTGCCTATCTCGATAAATATAAAGTAAAGCCTGCTGCCGGGCGGGTTTTCTCCGCCCCGATGGAAACGGTGATCGGCGCCAAAGTGGCGGAGCGCAGCGGTCTCAAGACCGGCAGCACATTCGCCGGCACCCACGGGCTGGCGGAAACCGGGCATGTACACGATGAGCACAGTTATGTGGTAACAGGGATACTGCCCCCCACGGGCCTTGCTATCGATCAGCTGATACTGACACCGCTGGAAAGCGTGTGGGCCATGCATGAGCCGGCGGGGCACCACGGGGAGGAACATGAGGACGACGACGATCATACAAGCGACGGCAAAACAGCGCATTCGCATGACGCAAAAGAAGAAGACGGGCATGAACACGGAAGTACGGATGCCGCAAGATATCCGGCCGGCGAAAAACATGAAGCTGGCCGCAACGGTAATGGAGAAGCCGGCCCATCCTCCCCCGGCAAACAGATCACAGCCGTGCTCATCCGCTTCAGAAGCCCGCTGGCACAACTGCAATTCCCCAGGATGATCAACGAGAATACCGCCATGCAAGCCGCCGTACCGGCGATCGAGGTGAACAGGCTGCAATCCCTGCTGGGTTCCGGCGCGGAAGTGCTGCGCATTCTCGGCTGGCTGTTGGCAGGCTTGGCAGCTTGCAGTATTTTTGTAATGCTGGTACAGGGCACACATGAACGCCGGTACGAACTGGCTTTGTTGCGCAGTATGGGCTGTGGAAGGGGCAGACTGCTGGGACTGGTGCTCTCGGAGGCCCTGATCCTGGCGCTGGCTGGCATCGCCGGCGGTTTTTTACTGGGCAGGCTCAGCCTGTGGGTGCTGCAGCAGGAACTGTTTAGCGGGTATCACCTCACCTTTTCAGGGTTATGGAAGGTCTCCGCAACAGAACTGATCACCGCCGCCGCTATCATGGCCGCCTGTTTGCTGGCCGCGTTATTCCCGGCGATCCGGGCATTCCGGCTGAACATCTCAAAAACATTGGCAAATGCTTAA